The following DNA comes from Syntrophorhabdaceae bacterium.
AGGAGATAACATCCTTAATCCTTGTAGCGCCGGGAGTGATGCCATATGCGCCGGGATTGGCCACAGGCCCGCTAATCTGTATCGTGTTCTTCGTATCAACCACCGCGAACACCTTTACCAGATCCCCGTCTTTTACAATAAAATCCTTTTTTAAATTTCTATCGATGTCGATCAGATCGCTCTCGAAGATGGTCCTGAATTGGTGATTTTCGATCCTCTGAACCTGCACCCTGCCCTTAAATGCTGTGGCTGTAAGGCCCCCCGCCATGTTCAGCAAATCGGAAAGCTTTGATTCCCCTTTCAACTCATAGATCGCAGGGTTTTTAACATTGCCGGCTATCGCGACCAGGGGACCGGCGGGCGGGATAAATATAACATCTTCAGGCATAAGCCTTGCGTCCTTTGTCTTATCCCCTTTCAGCAAAAAATCATATATGTCAAAGCGTACGACGGTTTTGCCGTGCCTTTTAAGCTGAATATCCCTCATTGTTCCCTTCTTACTCGGCCCGCCTGACTCGAAAAGCGCATTGACAAGGGTCGACAAGGAGGAAATAGTATACGAACCAGGCCTTTCAGCATTCCCCACAAAGTAGACCCGGATGGTCCGTAGATTTCCCATGCTGACATTCATCTCAAAGTTTGTATAGTACTTTGATAACTGTTTATGGAGGGTATCTTTCAGCTCTTTAAACGTCAGCCCTGTGACACCCAGGATCCCGACCTTCGGCAGGCTAATGTTCCCGTCCCTGTCCACAATGGCCGTCCACTGCCCCTCAATATTTCCCCAGATGGTTATCTTCAGTTCGTCACCGGGTCCGACCACGTAATCAGGCCCAACGGGAACCTTATCAACGGGCGCAAACGTTGATGGGGTTCGCTTAAAAAGGTCATAACCGAATTGCCTGATCTCGGTAGATATTGTCAATGGAGTCTTGCCTGATATAAATTGCTCAAATTCCGAAATCGTACCTGCAGAAGGTTGCTGAACGACGGGCGTTGCCTGCTGAGTCTTCCCTTCCGGAATAGCCGGTGTTCCCTGCTGAGCGGGGTATTGTGGTGGTAATTGCTGGCCTGTTTGGAGTCCCTGCTGCAAAACCGGCTGCTGTGTAATCTGCTGTCCGTAGGGAACGGCCTGCCCGGTCTGGAATGACTGTCCGGGTTGCGATTGTACGCCGGGCGCGACCGGTGCGCCCTGAATCTGCTGCGCGTATATATTACAGGCAAAAACCATTATGCATAAGAATATGGTTAAAACCTGTTTCGTTGTCGTCATAAACCTCACCTCGTTCAAAATATATTCTATGTCTTGCTGTCTTTGCTGCGCCGACGGATCAGTCTTTGCAGTTTGAGATACTCCTGCTTGACATTGATGTATCCTTTCAGCGTGTCAAGCCTTTCCCTGTTTTCCGGATTCAGGGAAGATTTCTCCATATACTCGAGAAAGAATGCCGCAAAGATGGAAAGGAAAAAACCTACAACGCCGGCGATCATCACCATCTGCCTCCGTTTCGGTTTTATCCTTTGCTCGGGCGGCTCGGCCTTATCTATCACCTGTATGACCGTTGCATCCTTTGCCTCGTCGAGCTTCGCCGCCTCGTACTGTTTCAGAAGAAGCTCGTAGAGGGTTTCGTTGAACTTGAGGTCTCTCAATTTCCGTATATATTCTGTCCCGACCTCGGGCATTCTCCCTGTCGGCATCAAGGGGTCAGGGCCATCGCCCTTCCGTTTCTCAAGCTTGGCAAGCTCGGCCCTCATTCCGTTGATCGCCGCTTCTGCCTTCTTCACATCGGGATTGTTCACCGTTGAGTATGTCCTCATGACCCGGAGCTCCACCTCTTTGGCGGCGACCTGGGCCCTCAATTGCGCCACGCCTTCAATGACTGCCCTTGTCTGCCCTTCGATCTGCAGGGCGCCTGTCTTTTCCTGGAACCCCCTCATGGCCTCTTCTGATCTCACAAGCCCTGTCTTTGCATCCTCAAGCTGTTCTTCAAAAAAGAGCCTCCTCTGGCTTGCCTCTGAGACGGCAAGGCCCTTTGTCAGCCTTCGCAGTTCTTCCACGAAGGCATTCGCCATATCTGCCGCCCTGCGGGGATCTTTATCTTCCACGCTGATCGTTATAATGCCGCTCTTTTTATCGTCTGTCACCTTGAGGTCACCTGACAGGGATCCCCTCGCTACCGCCCGAAATTTTGCCTTATACAGGGACATGAGGTTGAACCTGTCGATTATCCCGTCAAGGACTGTATTGCTTTTGATCAACCCGATGTAGAGGTCGTTGGGGCTTTTTACCGGCACCACGCCGCCGACGAGACCCGCCGCCCCTCCAAGCTGGCTTAAAAGCTGTGATGCCATGCCGGAACTGCTCTGCTGTGGCGGAAGTATCTTCGTTTCCCCTTTATAGATCGGCGATATAATGAGGCTGTAAATGGCCATGATCACCATAAGCCCGAGGGTCGTATAGATGATGATCTTCCTGTGTTTCGCAAGGACTATAAGATAATCGAGGAGATTGATCTCGTCGTCTTCTGTTTTTTGCAGGTTTTCTTCCACAATTCTCTCCCAATTAATCCAATAATATTAAATTACAGGCCCCCGATGTCCTTTAATTATTCGTTTGCTAACCCTTAAAAGTCAAGAGATTTTTATGCAGTTGCTGATAATGATGAGAGATTTTTCTTGACAAAAAACATATCACTGTTGTTATTCTTAAACAGCATGTTTATCTGGCTCTTTCATAGGATCAGCGGTGTTTCGCTTATTGTCCTTTTCGGGATAAAGATCCTCACGAGTTTCTTCCTCTTCACAAAAGACAAGAAACCGGATTGGGCATTGAGTCTCCACAGGCAACCGGTTGTCGATGTCCTGATCCTCATTCTCTTCACCTTTCACAGCATATACGGCATACGGACAATCATTATGGATCTGGGTTACAGAAACGAAAAAAGGTTGTTCCTGGCATCGAACGTGGTTGCATCTGTCCTTTCAGCTTTCTTACTTTACATCTACTTCTTAATGTCGTAATGATGCTTTATCACGATGTGCTCATTGTGGGTGGAGGTCTTGCAGGACTCCGGGCGGCAGTTGGTTTGTGTGATAAGTATGATGTAGGGCTTCTTTCAAAGGTCTACCCCATACGATCCCATTCGATCGCCGCGCAGGGCGGAATAAACGCGGCACTCGCAAACAATCCGAACGCAAAAGACGATACCTGGGAAAAACACGCCTTTGACACGGTTAAGGGTAGTGATTACCTTGCCGATCAGGACGCGGCTGAACTTATGTGCCAGGAGGCTATCAAGATCGTCTATGAGATGGAACACTGGGGATGTCCCTTCAGTCGTTTCCCCGACGGCTCCATCGCCCAGAGACCGTTCGGCGGTGCCGGGTATCCGAGGACATGCTACTCAACAGATCTAACGGGCCACGTGTTGCTCAATACGCTCTATGAAAGGGCTGTCTTCAAAGGTGTGAAGGTCTACCCCGAATGGTTCGTCATCGCCCTTGTAAACGATGGAGGCCAATGTCACGGTGTCATCGCCTTCGATCTTAAGAACGGAGAGATTATCCCCATACGTGCAAAAGCAATACTGTTCGCCACGGGCGGGTATGGCAGGGTCTATTTTTATTCCACAAATGCCCTTATCAATACGGGCAGCGGTATTGGTATTGCCTATAAGGCCGGTGTCCCCATAAAGGATATGGAGTTTGTCCAGTTTCACCCCACCGCTCTTATTGGCACGAACATCCTTATGACAGAGGCATGCCGCGGTGAGGGCGGGTATTTGACAAACAAAGATGGCGAGAGGTTCATGAAGCGCTATGTGCCGAACGCTATGGAGCTTGCGCCGCGGGATATCGTATCGAGGAGCATCCAGACAGAGATAGATGAGGGAAGAGGGCTCGAACATCCCCTCGGCAAATATATCAATCTCGATTTACGGCACCTTGGTGCAGAAAAGATACTGGCAAAGCTGCCGGGTATACGGAACATATGCTTGGATTTTATCGGGATTGACCCCATCCTCGAACCTATCCCCATCATGCCCTGCCAGCACTATTCCATGGGCGGCATAGACACCAACGAGAGATGTGAAACCGACATAAAAGGTTTTTATGGTGCCGGAGAATGCGCCTGCGTAAGTGTCCACGGGGCAAACAGGCTTGGCGGCAATTCCCTGCTCGAAACGATCGTTTTCGGGAAACTGGCATCCTTCGCCATCGATGAGTATCTTCAGAACGGTGAGATAAAGCTGGACGAAAGGCTCCTCATGAGCAGGAAAGAGGAGATGGAAAAGAAGATACACAGATTGATCCATGAAGGGAATGAAAAACCATACACGATCCTCTCGGATTTGAGCAAGACGATGAGCAGTCTTGTGGGTATCTTTAGAAAGAAAGAGGAACTTGGCCAGGCGGTAAAAAATATCGGGGAGGTGAAGGAACGTTACAAACATGTACACGTCTCATCTCCCAAGCTCCATATGAACCATGAACTCCTGAATGCCATCGAACTCGAATACATGCTCGAGGTGGCCCATACCATTGCGCTGGGGGCATATCTCAGGGAAGAGAGCAGGGGCGCGCATTTCAGGAGGGACTTCAACACAAGGAACGATACTGACTGGCTCAAACATACGATCGCGAAGATAGGTACGGACGGCGAGCCCGTCATCTCCTCCAAAAAGGTTGTGATAACGAAATACCAGCCAATGGAGAGGAAATATTGATAACCGCAAGCGAATATACATTCAAGATCCTGCGGTATGATGTGAAAGAACCGGAAACAGAGCCTTTTTTTGAATCATACCGCATAAAGGTATTGCCCGGTTTAACGGTCCTTGCTGTTCTCCTGCGCATCAGGGACGAGATAGACGGGACTCTTTCGTTCCGCTCATCCTGCAGATCTGCGGTGTGCGGTTCCTGCGCCATGGTGATCAACGGCAAGATAGACCTCGCCTGCAGAACACAGGTAGTAACCTTCGGATCAAACACGATTATCCTCGAACCTCTTCCGAACTTCGAGATCATAAAAGACCTTGTGGTGGATATGACGCCCTTCTGGAATATGTACGAGAAGGTAAAACCGTACCTGATGCGGACAAGCACTGACCCTGACAAGGAGATTGAACAGAGCGAGGAGGATAGAAGCCGCATCGATCAGGTTGTGAACTGCATCCTCTGCGCATGCTGTTATGGGGCCTGCCCTGTCCTCTCCAGGGACCCTGAATACGCAGGACCAGCGGCCCTCGCAAAGCTCGAGCGTTTTGTATTGGATTCGAGGGATGAAAGACCAGCAAGCGCCCTTGACGCAGTCAATAACGACAGAGGCGTCTGGGGCTGCGACACGATATTGCGGTGTATCGATGCCTGTCCCAAGGATGTACGTCCCACTGATTCTATCGTAAGCTTGAGGAAAAAACTCGTCAAGCACAAGCTCTTCGGAAAGGGGATAAAATGAAGATTGCCTATTCCCTCGTAACGAGAAGGACCTTTCTCAATACCCTCTTTGGCGGATGGCTTGTTGCATTTTGCGGCGGCAGCCTCTATGCCCTCCTGAAATTTGCCTTTCCCACGCTCGGCAAGGAACCCGATTTCGTTGTACTCAAAACAACCGACTTTATAAACATACCGCCAAACTCTGTCAAACCCTTTGCCTGGGGCGGAAAGCTCGGTCTTTTCTTCAAAAAAGAGAATGGCTCAACATACGCCCTGAAAGGCGTATGTACACATATGGAGTGTAATATCACCTACAAACCGGAAGATAAAAAATTCTACTGCGCCTGTCACAAGGGCTGGTTCGATGACAACGGGAAAAACATAGACGGTCCGCCGCCGAAACCGCTGGAGTTCTTCGAGATCACCACCGAAGGGGAAAAACTGATCGTTGCGAAAAAGGGGATAAAGGTTGAGCTGCCAAAGGCTTAAGGACTGGATCGAAGAGAGATACGACGTAGAGGAGATGAAGAGACTTGCCAGGCACAAGCTCGTCCCCGTTCATCAGTATGAGATCTGGTACTACACGGGCGGCATTGCCATGTTCCTCTTCGTACTCCAGTTCATCACGGGCATGGTCCTCTCCTTTTACTATATCCCCTACTTCGAACATGCCAACAAGAGCATTATCGAGATCGTCACCAAGCTGAATATGGGATGGTTCTTCCGCTCCATCCACCATTGGGGCGCGCAGCTCGCCATCATGGTCCTCTTTATCCACGCGTTCAGCACGCTCCTCCTTAAGTCTTACAGGAAGCCAAGGGAACTCCTGTGGATATCGGGGTTTATACTCCTCGCAATATCGATCTTTTTCGGCTTAAGCGGCTACTTCCTCCTCTGGGATGAACGGGCATTCGCGGCGGTTCGTGTGGCAACCGGCGGCGCCGGCAACCTTCCCGTCATAGGGGGCTTTATCAAGGCATTCCTGCGGGGCGGTATTGATGTAACCGGTGAAACGCTGATCCGCTTCTACGCGTTTCATGTATCGGTGCTCCCCATAATCACCCTTGCCCTGATCGGCATCCATGTGCTCCTTGTCCAGTACCACGGGATGAGCGTGCCTCTCTCCCTGGAGAAGAAGCCTCAAAAACAGATACCCTTTTTCCCGAACCTTTTTTATAAAGACCTCATTATCTGGCTCCTGGTTTTAGGTATCGTGGTATCACTGGCAACATTGCTGCCGCCGGAGATTGGGAAAATGGCCGATCCACTTGCACCTGCACCGGAGAATATAAAACCGGAATGGTACTTCCTGTTCCTCTTCCAGACGTTGAAGCTGTTCCCCGGTGATATTCTCGGATTAAATGGTGAGACCATAGCGATCATCCTCATATCCTGCGGCATTCTGTTTTTCTTCCTCATCCCCTTCTTTGACAGAAGATCGAGCCGGGGGGAAAAAAGCGTGCTTTTTACCTGGATAGGCGTGTTCTATACATTGTATTTTATCGTTATGACTATCATCGGGTTTGTGAGCTAATGAGCTAAGGGGATATATATGAAAAGGATCATCTTCGCTGCCTCGTTCATCTTTACGAATGCCTTTGACCTTTTTGCCCAGGACAAAGCAATCGAGGTCTTCCCTGCGGCTCCCTATGACAGGCTTATCATCTTCCAGGCACTCGCATTGTTCTGGATAGGTATCATCGGTCTTATCGTCATCATCAAAATGAAGCTCAGAGAGATTGAAAGAATCCAGAGGATGGGGATAGATCAGGAACAGAAAGATATCCCTCTCCTTGACTAAACCGTTCCAAACTATTATGATTTCAGAATATGTATCGTTCCATTGCAAGAAACACCCTTTTTTCCTCTTCCGCCATTCATAAAATACGTGCCTTACCGGCAGAAGACAGTATCTGCGCGTCTCTCCTGGAGATCCTCACGAAGTTCCAGGATATTAAAAAGTTTGCCAGCGAGATCCATACAGAGGTTCACGTTGTAAAACCTATCCTGAAAATCCTCGGACTTTCCTATGAATCAAAACCAAAGTTTTTCGAGGAACACATTAAGGAGCCCGACGCGGTCCTCTTTTCATCGGAAGAAGAAAGGTTCAAAAGCTCACAGCTCTGGGGGACCTTCGACTATTACGCAAAAGCGCTCGGGATATTACTTCTCAAAAGATACGGGAGGAACCTGCAGGAGGGTATCACCGGTTTCTTTCTCGAATTCGAAAACAGAATACCTATATATCAGATCGCATACCTCTTAAAGAAAGCGAAAACCCCCTGGGGAATTCTCACAAACGGGCGGGACTGGATACTCGTAAAAAGGCCTGTAAACTATGAATTACGGCTCCTGGTGCTGGATCTTGAAACGGCGATGTTTGAAAGTGACCGGGACGCCCTGCACCTCTTCTATGAGATCTTCTCTCTCAAGGGCCTGACAAAAACAGTCCCCGGTATCCTGGAGGAGGAAAGGGGCTGCCTCATCGAACTCCTGAAAGAAAAGAGGGAGTCTGTCCAGAGATCATTACAGGGGGCCAGAAAAAAGACCGAGGTATATCCAAAGCTCATCGATACCTTTAAAGAACTCTTCGGGGACAGGCAACTGCAATGCTCCGAGTCATATCTCCTGGAGAAAAAGGTAGACCTGCCGCAAAAGGTTTATACGCAACATGACACAATCAGCGAACATAATGTATCGGATATCTCGTCCTTTCTTTTCAACAAAAAGGGATACCAGACGAATACGAACCTTGAAGGGATCTTTCTTGCCGATAAAAGTGCTTATTCCACAAAAGAGCAGCTTCTCTCGCTCAGGATTCTCGATATGACACCGAATTTCGGCAATCTTACCAGTGACCTCATCGAGGGGCTCGCCTATTTTGCCTTTGTCCTTCCATACCGCGAAAAGAATACCTTTGTCGCCGAATGGGAGGATGAGACGCTGGTCAAACGGTATATCATTGATAACATCCTTTACGGTATAGAACGTTCACACCTTGCCCTTGATATCCTGCGAACCATGACAATAAACCGTTTCAACACAGCGGCAAGACATTTTAAATACGGCAATCCTCTCATCGGTATGTCCATCTCAGATATGGCGGCCTATTTTGATACAAAAAACCAGATGGGTCTTTTTAATAAAAATCCACAGGACCTCATCAACGACTTCAAAGAGATGTACAGACTTTATTTCACCCTTTCAGACAGGATCAAGGAAGATATTCAGGTAAGAGAAGATCTTGAAAGGAAGCTCAAACGATATGGGGAAAGGATACGGGATGCCATGGACCTCATCACCTCAACGTATTTCACGAAAACCGTGGACAACAAAAAGATTCAGGATATCCTCTCCAATCTCGACAGCGACGACACTACCTGGGAAAATCTGACGAAAAAGGATTGGTTCATCGATGCCGGATCACTGGCAAGGAACAACGGCTTCTTCCACTTTGACGTCGCGTTCCCGTTCCTTCTGCACAATTCTTTCGATCTCATCTTTGTCCAGCCATCGCTGCAATATGTCTGGGAAGAGAGTTTCCCCCTCGCCGAGGCGACAAAGGCATATGCCAAAAGGGGCATGCCCTACCTGAAAGAGGGAGGCAAGATGGTGATCGTCCTTGAACACCCCGAAGATGACCTGATAGGAGAGCTTGCACGATCAACACGATATGAGACCGACATGCGGGCCGGGATGATCGTGCTGAAGAAAAAATAACCAATAACCAAACATCAATCACCAATTAATACCCAATCACCAATGACCGAATACCCAAACGGGGAACATTACCGTCGGGCCTTTGTTTGGTGATTGAATATTGGTGATTCATTGGAGCTTGGTCATTGGTGATTGGGTATTCGATGTCCGATATACGATATACTGTTCGCTGATAGCTGATAGCTGGGGAGCGATTTATGCGATAAGTCCCTTTAATATCCGGTAGGATTTGAACTCCACATCAAGATGGAAGGTCATGAAGCCCTCCATAATATCCTGAGCCGCCTTCTCAAAACCATTCTTCAGATATACCGGCCCCTTCTCAGCACACCCGCAGGCAACCTGAAATCCCGGCGCGGTCCTGCCGTTTCCCTGCTGCACGGACACGATGTCCTCTATGAGGCCTTCCGCGCAGACCTGGTGGGGAAGTGATGGTGCGCACTTATGGCAGAGGATGCCGCCCCTTTCCCTGGAAAAAAATATCCTTTTATCTGCCGCCATGATCTGTCCGCAATAGACGCAGGCATGGAAGTTCGGCATAAAACCGAGGATCTCCAGCATCCTGAGCTGGTAATACAGTATATCGTCATAGGTAAATTCAGCGCCCCTGATGCCCTGGAGTATCTCTGCCAATATGTTAAAGAGATCATCGTGCCGCTCTCTCTCTTTCGTCAGCCTGTCGACGAACTCCACGAAAAAACCCGCTGTGCAGGCTCGTTTCAGGCTCGTTTCAATACCGCTGTTTGTTTCAATGATGTCGGCGTTTTCGATCCTCACCATCCCTCTTCCATATTTTTCAAAATATTCAACCCTGATACGGTTGAACGGTTCAAGGGTGTTGGCAAACCTCTTCTGGCTTTTATTGGCGCCTTTCGCGATTGCCGCGACCTTCCCCGACAACATCGTGAAGAGCCTGATGATCTTGTCCGATTCCCCGTACGACCTCTTGAAGAGGACTATCGCCTCATCCTTATGCAGCGCCATTATCTTTCCACTATCTCCTTGCCTTTTTCCGGCCTGTATATAAATCGCGCATCGTCGACGCCCCGGTTGATCTTCACTGCTGAAAATTCTATGGTA
Coding sequences within:
- the recO gene encoding DNA repair protein RecO; this translates as MALHKDEAIVLFKRSYGESDKIIRLFTMLSGKVAAIAKGANKSQKRFANTLEPFNRIRVEYFEKYGRGMVRIENADIIETNSGIETSLKRACTAGFFVEFVDRLTKERERHDDLFNILAEILQGIRGAEFTYDDILYYQLRMLEILGFMPNFHACVYCGQIMAADKRIFFSRERGGILCHKCAPSLPHQVCAEGLIEDIVSVQQGNGRTAPGFQVACGCAEKGPVYLKNGFEKAAQDIMEGFMTFHLDVEFKSYRILKGLIA
- a CDS encoding FAD-binding protein, which gives rise to MMLYHDVLIVGGGLAGLRAAVGLCDKYDVGLLSKVYPIRSHSIAAQGGINAALANNPNAKDDTWEKHAFDTVKGSDYLADQDAAELMCQEAIKIVYEMEHWGCPFSRFPDGSIAQRPFGGAGYPRTCYSTDLTGHVLLNTLYERAVFKGVKVYPEWFVIALVNDGGQCHGVIAFDLKNGEIIPIRAKAILFATGGYGRVYFYSTNALINTGSGIGIAYKAGVPIKDMEFVQFHPTALIGTNILMTEACRGEGGYLTNKDGERFMKRYVPNAMELAPRDIVSRSIQTEIDEGRGLEHPLGKYINLDLRHLGAEKILAKLPGIRNICLDFIGIDPILEPIPIMPCQHYSMGGIDTNERCETDIKGFYGAGECACVSVHGANRLGGNSLLETIVFGKLASFAIDEYLQNGEIKLDERLLMSRKEEMEKKIHRLIHEGNEKPYTILSDLSKTMSSLVGIFRKKEELGQAVKNIGEVKERYKHVHVSSPKLHMNHELLNAIELEYMLEVAHTIALGAYLREESRGAHFRRDFNTRNDTDWLKHTIAKIGTDGEPVISSKKVVITKYQPMERKY
- a CDS encoding Wzz/FepE/Etk N-terminal domain-containing protein → MEENLQKTEDDEINLLDYLIVLAKHRKIIIYTTLGLMVIMAIYSLIISPIYKGETKILPPQQSSSGMASQLLSQLGGAAGLVGGVVPVKSPNDLYIGLIKSNTVLDGIIDRFNLMSLYKAKFRAVARGSLSGDLKVTDDKKSGIITISVEDKDPRRAADMANAFVEELRRLTKGLAVSEASQRRLFFEEQLEDAKTGLVRSEEAMRGFQEKTGALQIEGQTRAVIEGVAQLRAQVAAKEVELRVMRTYSTVNNPDVKKAEAAINGMRAELAKLEKRKGDGPDPLMPTGRMPEVGTEYIRKLRDLKFNETLYELLLKQYEAAKLDEAKDATVIQVIDKAEPPEQRIKPKRRQMVMIAGVVGFFLSIFAAFFLEYMEKSSLNPENRERLDTLKGYINVKQEYLKLQRLIRRRSKDSKT
- a CDS encoding Rieske (2Fe-2S) protein, which translates into the protein MKIAYSLVTRRTFLNTLFGGWLVAFCGGSLYALLKFAFPTLGKEPDFVVLKTTDFINIPPNSVKPFAWGGKLGLFFKKENGSTYALKGVCTHMECNITYKPEDKKFYCACHKGWFDDNGKNIDGPPPKPLEFFEITTEGEKLIVAKKGIKVELPKA
- a CDS encoding cytochrome bc complex cytochrome b subunit; the encoded protein is MSCQRLKDWIEERYDVEEMKRLARHKLVPVHQYEIWYYTGGIAMFLFVLQFITGMVLSFYYIPYFEHANKSIIEIVTKLNMGWFFRSIHHWGAQLAIMVLFIHAFSTLLLKSYRKPRELLWISGFILLAISIFFGLSGYFLLWDERAFAAVRVATGGAGNLPVIGGFIKAFLRGGIDVTGETLIRFYAFHVSVLPIITLALIGIHVLLVQYHGMSVPLSLEKKPQKQIPFFPNLFYKDLIIWLLVLGIVVSLATLLPPEIGKMADPLAPAPENIKPEWYFLFLFQTLKLFPGDILGLNGETIAIILISCGILFFFLIPFFDRRSSRGEKSVLFTWIGVFYTLYFIVMTIIGFVS
- the sdhB gene encoding succinate dehydrogenase iron-sulfur subunit, which produces MITASEYTFKILRYDVKEPETEPFFESYRIKVLPGLTVLAVLLRIRDEIDGTLSFRSSCRSAVCGSCAMVINGKIDLACRTQVVTFGSNTIILEPLPNFEIIKDLVVDMTPFWNMYEKVKPYLMRTSTDPDKEIEQSEEDRSRIDQVVNCILCACCYGACPVLSRDPEYAGPAALAKLERFVLDSRDERPASALDAVNNDRGVWGCDTILRCIDACPKDVRPTDSIVSLRKKLVKHKLFGKGIK
- a CDS encoding SLBB domain-containing protein, with product MTTTKQVLTIFLCIMVFACNIYAQQIQGAPVAPGVQSQPGQSFQTGQAVPYGQQITQQPVLQQGLQTGQQLPPQYPAQQGTPAIPEGKTQQATPVVQQPSAGTISEFEQFISGKTPLTISTEIRQFGYDLFKRTPSTFAPVDKVPVGPDYVVGPGDELKITIWGNIEGQWTAIVDRDGNISLPKVGILGVTGLTFKELKDTLHKQLSKYYTNFEMNVSMGNLRTIRVYFVGNAERPGSYTISSLSTLVNALFESGGPSKKGTMRDIQLKRHGKTVVRFDIYDFLLKGDKTKDARLMPEDVIFIPPAGPLVAIAGNVKNPAIYELKGESKLSDLLNMAGGLTATAFKGRVQVQRIENHQFRTIFESDLIDIDRNLKKDFIVKDGDLVKVFAVVDTKNTIQISGPVANPGAYGITPGATRIKDVIS